A single window of Lutzomyia longipalpis isolate SR_M1_2022 chromosome 1, ASM2433408v1 DNA harbors:
- the LOC129786709 gene encoding myogenic-determination protein: MTKFSEKLCCKIAPDYKNGYEVSHKTSTPVGDFYPHYQAPMQLQTDVQQQRGNHFEQQQTHHQISSDADDNSLSSEEHVLAPVGCSAGQSRPCLAWACKACKKKSVTVDRRKAATLRERRRLRKVNEAFELLKRRTSTNPNQRLPKVEILRNAIEYIESLEDLLQETPANRESPDTSDDLNQTSRSQDYMNCCPGSFLKERLHQLTKDTDRFTPIAGYISTGNVNGSSLECLNLIVQSINAVQPSPVHPSATSLPSKFDTVVQ; encoded by the exons ATGACCAAATTCAGTGAGAAATTGTGCTGCAAAATTGCACCGGATTACAAGAATGGCTACGAAGTGAGTCACAAAACTTCAACACCAGTCGGTGACTTTTACCCGCACTACCAGGCACCGATGCAGCTACAAACCGACGTGCAACAGCAGAGAGGGAATCACTTTGAGCAGCAGCAAACGCATCATCAAATATCCTCAGATGCAGATGACAATAGTTTGAGCTCTGAGGAGCACGTACTAGCACCAGTTGGATGCTCAGCTGGGCAATCTCGTCCCTGCTTAGCCTGGGCATGCAAGGCGTGCAAAAAGAAGAGCGTTACGGTGGACAGGAGGAAAGCTGCAACACTCCGTGAGCGCCGACGTTTGCGAAaa GTCAATGAGGCATTTGAGCTACTGAAGAGACGAACAAGTACAAACCCCAACCAAAGACTCCCCAAAGTCGAAATACTCAGAAATG CTATAGAGTATATTGAATCCTTGGAGGATTTACTACAAGAAACACCCGCCAATAGAGAAAGTCCCGACACTTCTGATGATCTGAATCAAACTTCTCGTTCTCAGGATTATATG AATTGCTGTCCTGGTTCCTTCTTGAAAGAAAGACTGCATCAATTAACCAAAGACACAGACAGATTTACGCCGATTGCCG GCTACATTTCAACGGGAAATGTGAATGGATCGAGTCTGgagtgtttaaatttaattgtccAGAGCATAAATGCCGTACAACCATCACCAGTCCATCCATCTGCAACTTCACTTCCCAGCAAATTTGATACAGTGGTTCAGTGA
- the LOC129786662 gene encoding lysosomal acid glucosylceramidase: protein MIKFHKKLSFLWWILFIITIKALPLNAKSIPCNLREYPNGYVCVCSKTNCDFLDENVDNPGESDIVIVTSSQAGLRFNVSKFSWPTSSTENFIIGDLVEKVPQVSLVGGFIGNLFGDLLDFLNQNQVNVNVDPTVKYQKVVGFGGAFTGAVSHNLDQLSPELQDLLYKSYYSRAGIGYNFMRIPIGGCDFDLQPWAYNENPQDDARLSNFSSLDPRDVELINKIKHLQDVSGNRNIKFLGSAWSSPIWMKTNNDWTGASSLKEEYYQTWADYHVRFIDLMAKSGVNLWGITTGNEPMNGVIGWLFVHFMSLGWTARPQAVWVADHLAPALRNSSYGNVKIFAGDDQRYTFPWWFNEMVDARPNVMNDLAGFAVHWYWDRFVPPLVLDTTHKTFTNKLILNTESSIGDKPLQTHGPILGSWARAEEYITAYLQDLQHSVNGWIDWNLLLDEQGGPNYVNNFVDSAVIVNKTADEAYKQPLFYAIGHFSRFITEDSVRIKVSSSDSHVEVVGFQRPDGRIVLVIYNKKEHAVKVVLNIPLRTAVNVAVPGKSIHSVIFFEKKSILNVLP, encoded by the exons ATGATAAAGTTCcataaaaaactttcatttctGTGGTGGATACTCTTCATCATCACCATCAAAGCTCTTCCCTTAAATG CTAAAAGTATTCCATGCAATCTGCGAGAGTATCCAAATGGGTACGTTTGTGTGTGTAGCAAAAcaaattgtgattttcttgACGAAAATGTTGATAATCCCGGCGAATCGGACATCGTAATAGTCACTTCAAGTCAA GCTGGTTTGCGATTCAATGTAAGCAAATTTTCTTGGCCAACATCTTCCACCGAGAACTTCATTATTGGTGACCTAGTTGAGAAGGTGCCACAAGTATCCCTTGTGGGTGGTTTCAttgggaatttatttggtgATTTActggattttctcaatcaaaatCAAGTGAATGTGAATGTCGATCCCACCGTGAAGTATCAGAAAGTTGTTGGCTTCGGTGGTGCTTTCACGGGGGCAGTTTCCCACAATTTAGATCAACTTTCACCTGAACTACAAGATTTGCTCTACAAATCCTACTACTCACGTGCAGGAATTGGTtataattttatgagaattccTATTG gtGGATGTGACTTTGATCTACAGCCATGGGCGTACAATGAGAATCCCCAAGATGATGCTCGTCTATCGAATTTCTCAAGCCTCGATCCCCGCGATGTGGAgttaattaacaaaatcaaACACCTTCAAGATGTCTCTGGAAATCGTAATATTAAATTCCTCGGAAGTGCTTGGAGTTCACCCATATGGATGAAGACTAATAACGATTGGACAGGAGCTAGTTCTCTGAAGGAGGAGTACTACCAAACATGGGCAGACTACCACGTGCGCTTTATTGATTTAATGGCCAAGAGTGGTGTTAATTTGTGGGGCATTACGACTGGCAATGAGCCAATGAATGGCGTGATTGGGTGGTTGTTTGTACATTTTATGAGTCTGGGATGGACAGCACGTCCCCAGGCCGTCTGGGTTGCGGATCACTTAGCGCCAGCACTCCGGAACAGCTCATACGGGAATGTGAAGATTTTCGCGGGAGATGATCAACGCTACACCTTCCCGTGGTGGTTTAACGAAATGGTTGATGCTCGACCAAATGTGATGAATGATTTAGCTGGTTTTGCCGTGCATTGGTATTGGGATCGTTTTGTACCACCCCTTGTCTTGGACACCACACACAAAACCTTCACTAATAAGTTGATCCTCAATACTGAATCTTCAATTGGGGATAAACCTCTTCAGACACATGGACCTATCTTGGGATCCTGGGCTAGGGCTGAGGAGTATATTACAGCCTACCTGCAGGATTTGCAGCATTCAGTCAATGGGTGGATTGATTGGAATTTGCTGCTGGATGAACAAGGAGGGCCCAATTATGTGAATAACTTTGTCGATTCGGCCGTTATTGTTAACAAAACCGCCGATGAGGCCTACAAGCAGCCACTTTTCTACGCAATTGGGCATTTCTCGCGATTTATCACGGAGGATTCAGTCAGGATCAAAGTTTCATCGAGTGATTCACATGTGGAGGTTGTTGGTTTCCAGAGACCCGATGGCCGAATTGTTCTTGTGATCTACAACAAGAAGGAGCATGCAGTTAAGGTTGTTCTCAATATTCCACTGAGAACTGCCGTAAATGTTGCAGTTCcgggaaaatcaattcattctgtaattttctttgagaaaaaatcaattttaaatgttcttcCTTAG
- the LOC129786870 gene encoding uncharacterized protein LOC129786870 produces the protein MDQMVVIVVDSATLMYGFLEESSVSLKKWSKIYQRLFLGSILVYFMLLSNVFKGNIVKELNNPLIFEDSMYVSDVVESDKKVIYYESIHAVYRKYANDTELIINKLSKRRVECWGLHECFWSIIEKDRVMIIRENYAKNARALFWDNNTGSDLLHIVPEVPFSFFASITVNKGSPYVNKLNEMILQCTEAGIVQHGLTTAEHSLRLKHLRRYIVGEFIPEESKKPINMKNIDMIVFIFLIMLLLSTVMFFCEIIFHKIINV, from the coding sequence atggATCAAATGGTTGTAATTGTGGTTGATTCAGCAACCCTCATGTATGGCTTTCTGGAAGAATCGTCCGTGTCACTGAAGAAATGGTCAAAGATTTATCAACGTCTCTTTCTCGGCAGCATCCTCGTCTACTTTATGCTACTATCGAATGTCTTCAAGGGGAATATTGTCAAAGAATTGAATAATCCGTTAATTTTCGAAGACTCCATGTACGTAAGTGATGTAGTGGAGTCAGATAAGAAGGTAATCTACTACGAGAGCATCCATGCTGTGTACAGAAAGTATGCAAATGACACGGAAttgattataaataaattgagcaaAAGACGTGTTGAATGTTGGGGCCTGCATGAGTGCTTTTGGAGCATTATTGAGAAGGATCGTGTAATGATCATTCGGGAGAATTATGCAAAGAATGCAAGAGCACTCTTCTGGGACAACAACACGGGTAGTGACCTCCTGCACATCGTCCCAGAAGTTCCCTTCTCATTCTTTGCCTCAATCACCGTCAACAAGGGTTCACCGTATGTGAATAAACTAAATGAAATGATCCTCCAGTGCACCGAAGCAGGGATCGTGCAGCACGGCTTAACAACTGCTGAGCATTCCTTGAGACTCAAACACCTAAGGAGGTACATTGTGGGCGAATTTATTCCTGAAGAATCCAAAAAACccataaatatgaaaaatatcgaCATGATCGTCTTTATCTTCTTGATCATGCTTCTCCTCAGCACAGTGATGTTTTTCTGCGAAATTATCtttcataaaatcattaatgtttaa
- the LOC129786871 gene encoding outer dense fiber protein 3: protein MCNVNKAPYNLLPTTVGFEGHDLRFNRNPMFSLGASRYVPKGDTVNAKMSLGMESSNITRFGKQEAPKFSIVGRRDAGHEGAHSPGPIYSINDNLTRQNPPKYSLKGRTKEIGGYTAPGPKYAINDFGKPSAPAFSLGKRTFQDHKEKGPGPTKYGSPNMNACFPKSSQFSMRFRQKEIGDNFSGPAPNCYYPKFTSSCKCKGFSFGVKHHACAGNFTSPEDDY from the exons ATGTGCAATGTGAATAAAGCTCCGTACAATCTTCTTCCCACAACAGTGGGCTTTGAGGGGCATGACTTGAGATTCAATAGGAATCCCATGTTTAGCTTAGGGGCAAGTAGGTATGTCCCAAAGGGAGATACTGTTAATGCCAAGATGTCCCTGGGTATGGAGAGTAGCAACATTACGCGATTTGGGAAGCAGGAAGCcccaaaattttccattgttgGACGTCGAGACGCTGGCCATGAAGGAGCTCACAGTCCTGGACCGATTTACAGTATAAATGACAATTTAACCAGACAAAATCCCCCAAAGTACAGCCTAAAGGGGAGAACGAAGGAAATTGGGGGGTATACAGCACCAGGACCAAAGTATGCCATCAATGACTTTGGGAAACCATCAGCACCggcattttcttt GGGGAAACGAACATTCCAGGATCATAAGGAAAAGGGGCCCGGGCCAACTAAATATGGATCTCCGAATATGAATGCTTGTTTCCCGAAATCCTCTCAATTTTCCATGAGATTTCGACAGAAAGAAATCGGAGATAACTTCTCAGGTCCCGCCCCCAATTGCTACTATCCCAAATTCACGTCTTCCTGCAAGTGCAAAGGTTTCAGTTTTGGAGTTAAACATCACGCCTGTGCAGGAAATTTTACATCGCCTGAAgatgattattaa
- the LOC129786743 gene encoding synaptic vesicular amine transporter: MSGRHVLILSYKDNSDTRRELEQLKMKSRVRESRDFVTALVYFSLFLDNVLLTVIVPILPDFLAQSGDVGLPENISTFNVPNGMLYTKTFDLHYVPNMLRKHPLAGPSVLNLSTPIGPPPTVRKVNLDEENVSIGILLGVKALVQLIFNPIVGGSTAKFGYRIPIVFGTFNLLLAALVFAIGDNYISLVFARAVQGIGSACIGVCGMSLVAQLYPEEEKRSKIMGIVLGSVALGVLVGYPVGGCLYDFVGKAAPFYIVSILIGVDLLLQCKFLELIVPAETPEDSAENNTMTWWPLCTDLIVFVVVLAICISTSTMAILEPCLPIWLLSNLNPKKWQLGTVFIPDSVGYLLGTNFFGKVAYQIGQIKIAVIALIMVGLSCILIPSATTVWSLMLPHFVLGLGIGILDAALVPFLATYVDQKYGGDVDGGEGGNGEFFSNYGAIYAIQQMAVSLAYSIGPLLGGELAKILGFPWLMRSMGSINCLYAPILLFITSRVNLQGSLIKSKDVLLNNGEDANHDYKRFYNSID; this comes from the exons ATGAGTGGCAGGCACGTTCTCATTTTGAGCTACAAGGATAACAGTGATACACGGCGGGAGTTGGAGCAGCTGAAGATGAAGAGTCGTGTGCGGGAATCGCGTGATTTTGTCACGGCTCTCGTGTACTTTTCACTCTTTCTCGACAATGTCCTTCTAACTGTGATTG TTCCCATCTTGCCAGATTTTCTCGCTCAATCCGGTGATGTGGGACTCCCTGAGAATATTTCCACATTCAATGTGCCTAATGGGATGCTATATACAAAAACCTTTGATCTCCACTATGTACCAAATATGCTGAGGAAGCATCCACTTGCTGGACCGAGTGTCCTCAATCTCAGTACCCCCATTGGTCCACCACCAACGGTGAGAAAGGTGAATCTCGATGAGGAGAACGTCTCAATTGGGATTCTTCTGGGTGTTAAGGCACTCGTGCAGTTGATTTTTAATCCAATAGTGGGTGGATCAACGGCTAAATTCGGCTATCGCATCCCCATTGTCTTTGGCACGTTTAATCTCCTTCTGGCTGCCCTTGTCTTTGCCATTGGGGATAATTACATCAGTTTAGTGTTTGCTCGAGCTGTTCAGGGGATTGGATCTGCCTGCATTGGGGTGTGTGGCATGAGTTTAGTTGCCCAGCTGTATCCTGAAGAGGAGAAACGTTCCAAAATTATGGGAATTGTCCTTGGGAGTGTGGCGCTGGGG GTCCTCGTTGGTTATCCCGTTGGAGGATGCCTCTATGATTTTGTCGGGAAAGCCGCGCCATTCTACATTGTTTCAATACTTATTGGCGTGGATCTTCTTCTTCAGTGCAAATTCCTAGAACTCATAGTTCCCGCTGAAACACCCGAAGACTCCGCGGAAAATAACACAATGACATGGTGGCCACTTTGTACGGATCTTATTGTTTTTGTGGTTGTTCTTGCTATTTGTATATCAACCAGTACGATGGCAATCTTGGAACCTTGCTTACCCATATGGTTGCTGAGTAATCTCAATCCTAAG AAGTGGCAACTTGGAACAGTCTTCATTCCTGACTCTGTAGGCTACCTGTTAGGAACTAACTTTTTCGGCAAGGTAGCTTATCAAATCGGTCAAATTAAAATAGCCGTGATTGCATTGATAATGGTTGGATTGTCGTGTATCCTG ATTCCTAGTGCAACAACAGTTTGGAGCCTGATGCTACCTCACTTTGTACTGGGTTTGGGAATTGGAATTTTGGATGCAGCACTGGTGCCCTTCCTCGCCACGTATGTGGATCAAAAGTATGGTGGTGACGTGGATGGAGGTGAAGGTGGAAATGGAGAATTCTTCTCCAACTACGGTGCAATCTATGCTATCCAACAAATGGCTGTGAGTTTAGCCTATTCCATTGGTCCCCTCCTTGGTGGTGAGCTGGCCAAAATTCTCGGCTTCCCATGGCTAATGCGCTCAATGGGCTCCATTAACTGCCTCTACGCCCCAATACTACTCTTCATCACCTCTCGGGTCAATTTGCAG GGCTCGCTCATAAAGTCAAAGGATGTTCTGCTGAATAATGGAGAGGATGCAAATCATGACTACAAACGCTTCTACAATTCAAtagattga
- the LOC129786873 gene encoding lipase 3-like, which yields MLFVIPEIIQSNGYPVESHVIQTTDGYLLTSHRIPYGKSPEAGLRRDKPVVILQHGVLSSSADWLIIGPENALPYLLADQGYDVWIGNSRGNTYSRKHITLNPDTSSKFWDFSFHEMALYDLPATIDYILKRTGRKKLSYVGHSQGTSLIFAMLSMLPSYNDLISSAHTLAPAAFMSHSKSPLLSLLANFAETFGVIHGFSENTEFLPSVPFVQKTLQLLCQDGSPTQNICLGFIFQLSGPDYAQLNTTQIPVIVANVPSGVSTKQIIHYVQLYRTGHFRSFDYGPVKNMQKYGSKIPPDYPLERIAAPISLHYSDNDWGIDAEDVIRLSSKIPNLIGAFRVPFAKFNHIDYLVAKDAKSLLYDDLIKLISK from the exons ATGTTATTCGTTATT CCGGAAATAATTCAATCAAACGGATATCCAGTTGAATCTCATGTAATTCAAACTACAGACGGTTATCTCCTTACATCGCATCGTATTCCGTATGGGAAGTCACCTGAAGCGGGCCTACGAAGGGATAAACCAGTAGTAATTCTTCAGCATGGTGTACTATCATCGTCTGCTGATTGGTTAATTATTGGACCGGAAAATGCCCTACCCTATCTCCTTGCAGATCAAGGATATGACGTATGGATAGGAAATTCCAGGGGAAATACTTATTCCCGAAAGCACATCACACTCAATCCTGATACATCTTccaaattttgggattttagCTTCCACGAAATGGCTCTATATGACCTACCAGCTACAATTGACTACATCTTAAAGAGAACTGGGCGGAAAAAGCTGAGTTACGTTGGACATTCTCAAGGAACAAGTCTCATATTCGCAATGCTCTCAATGCTACCATCATACAATGATCTAATCAGTTCAGCTCATACTTTGGCTCCTGCAGCTTTTATGTCACACTCTAAATCTCCACTTCTATCTCTTCTTGCTAATTTTGCGGAAACATTTGGCGTAATACATGGTTTCTCCGAAAATACTGAATTTCTTCCTAGTGTtccttttgtgcaaaaaactCTTCAATTACTTTGTCAAGATGGCTCTCCAACACAGAATATCTGCCTTGGATTTATATTTCAACTTTCAGGACCTGATTATGCGCAATTGAATACA ACTCAAATTCCTGTCATTGTGGCAAATGTACCATCTGGAGTATCAACTAAGCAAATCATACACTATGTTCAGCTGTACAGAACTGGCCATTTTAGGTCATTCGATTATGGCCCTGTTAAAAACATGCAAAAATATGGATCAAAAATTCCTCCAGACTACCCCCTTGAGCGCATAGCAGCCCCAATATCTCTGCATTATAGTGACAATGATTGGGGAATAGATGCTGAAGATGTTATTAGATTAAGTAGTAAAATTCCCAATCTTATTGGTGCTTTCCGTGTGccctttgcaaaatttaatcatattGATTATTTAGTAGCTAAAGACGCTAAATCTCTACTGTatgatgatttaattaaattaattagcaaa
- the LOC129786875 gene encoding lipase 3-like: MVQSNGYPAESHVIETVDGYLITVHRIPYGKTPEAGPRGDKPVVFLQHGFLTSSGDWVIIGPDNALGYLLADQGYDVWMGNSRGNTYSRNHIKLNPDNSSKFWDFSFHEQAIYDLPATFDYILKKTERKKLSYFRQFDYGPAGNLKKYGSITPPNYPLERMTAPISLHYADNDWVIAVEDVEILKAKIPNFIGAFREEAL, encoded by the exons ATGGTTCAATCAAACGGATATCCTGCTGAATCGCATGTAATTGAAACTGTTGATGGATATCTTATCACTGTGCATCGTATTCCGTATGGGAAGACCCCTGAAGCAGGACCACGAGGGGATAAACCAGTTGTTTTTTTGCAACATGGTTTCTTAACGTCATCAGGTGATTGGGTAATAATTGGACCGGATAATGCTTTGGGTTACCTCCTAGCTGATCAAGGATACGACGTCTGGATGGGAAATTCGAGGGGAAATACTTACTCGAGGAATCACATAAAGCTCAATCCTGATAATTCTTccaaattttgggattttagCTTCCACGAACAAGCTATATATGACCTACCGGCTACATTTGATTACATCTTGAAGAAAACTGAGCGGAAAAAGCTCA GCTACTTTAGGCAGTTTGACTACGGTCCAGcaggaaatttgaaaaaatacgGATCAATAACACCCCCAAACTACCCTCTTGAGCGTATGACCGCTCCAATATCTCTTCATTACGCTGACAATGATTGGGTGATAGCTGTTGAGGATGTCGAAATATTAAAggcaaaaattcccaattttaTTGGTGCTTTCC GTGAGGAAGCATTGTGA